One stretch of Ictalurus punctatus breed USDA103 chromosome 5, Coco_2.0, whole genome shotgun sequence DNA includes these proteins:
- the slc35a3a gene encoding solute carrier family 35 member A3a isoform X1 has protein sequence MTSAQLKYLSLGVLVFQTTTLVLTMRYSRTLQADGPRYLASSAVVLAELLKILTCVCLVCKEHSYSVRALSSVLRQEILHKPVETLKLAVPSGIYTLQNNLLYLALSNLDAATYQVTYQLKILTTALFSVSMLGRRLGLYQWLSLIILMTGVALVQWPTDSPGSPEKQEPTTGSPFVGLVAVLVACCSSGFAGVYFEKILKESKQSVWIRNIQLGLFGLVFGLFGMLLYDGERVKEHGMLQGYNSITWTVVSLQALGGLVIAAVIKYADNILKGFATSLSIILSTLISYFWLQDFEPTSIFFLGAVLVIAATFLYGYEGKPASNPSRA, from the exons ATGACGTCAGCACAGCTCAAGTACCTCTCTCTGGGTGTGCTGGTGTTCCAGACGACCACGCTGGTGCTGACCATGCGATACTCGCGCACGCTGCAGGCAGACGGGCCGCGTTACCTCGCCTCCTCCGCCGTGGTGCTGGCCGAGCTGCTCAAGATCCTCACCTGCGTCTGCCTCGTCTGCAAAGAGCACA GTTACAGCGTACGTGCTCTGAGCAGCGTCCTCAGGCAGGAGATCCTCCATAAGCCAGTGGAGACGCTGAAGCTGGCCGTTCCCTCAGGAATCTACACGCTGCAGAACAACCTGCTGTACCTGGCGCTTTCCAACCTCGACGCTGCTACATACCAG GTGACCTACCAGCTGAAGATCCTCACCACGGCCCTGTTTTCTGTCTCCATGTTGGGCCGCAGGCTTGGTCTCTATCAGTGGCTCTCGCTGATCATTTTGATGACCGGAGTAGCTCTTGTGCAG TGGCCCACCGactctccaggttcccccgagAAGCAGGAGCCCACAACGGGGTCTCCGTTCGTGGGTTTGGTGGCCGTGTTGGTGGCCTGCTGCTCCAGCGGCTTTGCTGGGGTTTACTTTGAGAAAATCCTCAAAGAGAGCAAGCAGAGTGTGTGGATCAGAAACATCCAGCTCG GTCTGTTCGGTCTGGTTTTCGGCCTGTTTGGAATGCTGCTGTATGACGGAGAGAGGGTGAAGGAGCATGGAATGCTCCAGGGTTACAACTCCATCACCTGGACTGTGGTTTCATTACAG gcATTGGGAGGTCTGGTCATAGCTGCTGTTATTAAATACGCAGATAACATTCTGAAAGGTTTCGCCACGTCCCTGTCCATCATCCTGTCCACGCTCATTTCCTACTTCTGGCTGCAGGACTTTGAGCCGACGAG CATCTTCTTCCTGGGAGCCGTGTTGGTCATAGCCGCGACGTTCTTGTACGGCTACGAAGGCAAACCCGCGTCCAACCCGAGCCGAGCATGA
- the slc35a3a gene encoding solute carrier family 35 member A3a isoform X2 has product MSAGISVLQPPATNYSSALRHRSAMTSAQLKYLSLGVLVFQTTTLVLTMRYSRTLQADGPRYLASSAVVLAELLKILTCVCLVCKEHSYSVRALSSVLRQEILHKPVETLKLAVPSGIYTLQNNLLYLALSNLDAATYQVTYQLKILTTALFSVSMLGRRLGLYQWLSLIILMTGVALVQWPTDSPGSPEKQEPTTGSPFVGLVAVLVACCSSGFAGVYFEKILKESKQSVWIRNIQLGLFGLVFGLFGMLLYDGERVKEHGMLQGYNSITWTVVSLQALGGLVIAAVIKYADNILKGFATSLSIILSTLISYFWLQDFEPTSIFFLGAVLVIAATFLYGYEGKPASNPSRA; this is encoded by the exons CTCAGCCCTGAGGCATCGTTCGGCCATGACGTCAGCACAGCTCAAGTACCTCTCTCTGGGTGTGCTGGTGTTCCAGACGACCACGCTGGTGCTGACCATGCGATACTCGCGCACGCTGCAGGCAGACGGGCCGCGTTACCTCGCCTCCTCCGCCGTGGTGCTGGCCGAGCTGCTCAAGATCCTCACCTGCGTCTGCCTCGTCTGCAAAGAGCACA GTTACAGCGTACGTGCTCTGAGCAGCGTCCTCAGGCAGGAGATCCTCCATAAGCCAGTGGAGACGCTGAAGCTGGCCGTTCCCTCAGGAATCTACACGCTGCAGAACAACCTGCTGTACCTGGCGCTTTCCAACCTCGACGCTGCTACATACCAG GTGACCTACCAGCTGAAGATCCTCACCACGGCCCTGTTTTCTGTCTCCATGTTGGGCCGCAGGCTTGGTCTCTATCAGTGGCTCTCGCTGATCATTTTGATGACCGGAGTAGCTCTTGTGCAG TGGCCCACCGactctccaggttcccccgagAAGCAGGAGCCCACAACGGGGTCTCCGTTCGTGGGTTTGGTGGCCGTGTTGGTGGCCTGCTGCTCCAGCGGCTTTGCTGGGGTTTACTTTGAGAAAATCCTCAAAGAGAGCAAGCAGAGTGTGTGGATCAGAAACATCCAGCTCG GTCTGTTCGGTCTGGTTTTCGGCCTGTTTGGAATGCTGCTGTATGACGGAGAGAGGGTGAAGGAGCATGGAATGCTCCAGGGTTACAACTCCATCACCTGGACTGTGGTTTCATTACAG gcATTGGGAGGTCTGGTCATAGCTGCTGTTATTAAATACGCAGATAACATTCTGAAAGGTTTCGCCACGTCCCTGTCCATCATCCTGTCCACGCTCATTTCCTACTTCTGGCTGCAGGACTTTGAGCCGACGAG CATCTTCTTCCTGGGAGCCGTGTTGGTCATAGCCGCGACGTTCTTGTACGGCTACGAAGGCAAACCCGCGTCCAACCCGAGCCGAGCATGA